Proteins from a single region of Hordeum vulgare subsp. vulgare chromosome 6H, MorexV3_pseudomolecules_assembly, whole genome shotgun sequence:
- the LOC123404430 gene encoding pentatricopeptide repeat-containing protein At4g20770 — protein MSNLAAQLAGVLQACIKRNPKPNRAHAKAAHARVLAGGFAADIFLLNRLVELYSLSGLPRDALRAFRTLPHPNAYSYNAALSAASRAGDLDAARTLLDEMPEPNVVSWNTVIAALARSERAGEALGLYEGMLREGLVPTHFTLASVLSACGSMAALEDGRRCHGLVVKVGLEENLFVENALVGMYTKCGSVGDAVRLFDRMACPNEVSFTAMMGGLAQTGSVDDALRLFARMCRSGVRVDPVAVSSVLGSCAQAGASEFNVLRAFQLGQCIHALIIRKGFGADQHVGNSLIDMYTKCMKMDEAVKVFDSLPSVSIVSWNILITGFGQAGSYEKALEVLNLMVESGSEPNEVTYSNMLASCIKARDVPFARAMFDNISRPTLTTWNTLLSGYCQEELHQETIELFRKMQHQNVQPDRTTLAVVLSSCSRLGNLGLGAQVHSASVRLLLHNDMFVASGLVDMYAKCGQVSIARSIFNRMTERDVVCWNSMISGLAIHSFNKEAFDFFKQMRQNGMMPTSSSYATMINLCARLSSVPQGRQIHAQVAKDGYDQNVYVGSALIDMYAKCGNMDDARLSFDSMVTKNIVAWNEMIHGYAQNGFGEKAVELFENMLTTEQRPDSVTFIAVLTGCSHSGLIDEAIAFFNSMESTYRITPLAEHYTCLIDGLGRAGRLVEVEALIEQMPCKDDPIVWEVLLAACAVHHNAELGECAAHHLFHLDPKNPSPYVLLSNIYASLGRHGDASGIRGLMISRGVVKGRGYSWINHKDDVRAFMVADDLQTINGESTMFSNQDSTAGVTEVHQKETCAD, from the coding sequence ATGTCGAATCTGGCGGCCCAGCTCGCGGGCGTGCTCCAAGCCTGCATCAAGCGAAACCCAAAGCCCAACCGCGCGCACGCTAAGGCCGCCCACGCGCGCGTCCTCGCCGGCGGCTTCGCCGCCGACATCTTCCTCCTCAACCGCCTGGTCGAGCTCTACTCGCTCTCTGGCCTTCCGCGCGACGCCCTCCGCGCCTTCCGCACCCTGCCTCACCCCAACGCCTACTCCTACAATGCTGCGCTCTCGGCGGCCAGCCGCGCGGGCGACCTCGACGCGGCCCGGACGCTGCTCGACGAAATGCCCGAGCCGAACGTCGTCTCCTGGAACACCGTCATCGCCGCGCTGGCGCGGTCCGAGCGCGCGGGCGAGGCGCTGGGCCTCTACGAAGGGATGCTGCGGGAGGGCCTCGTCCCGACGCACTTCACGCTTGCCAGCGTGCTCAGCGCTTGCGGCTCCATGGCCGCGCTCGAGGACGGGAGGCGCTGCCACGGGCTCGTGGTCAAGGTCGGGCTTGAAGAGAACCTGTTCGTGGAGAACGCGCTCGTTGGCATGTACACCAAGTGCGGCAGCGTTGGGGATGCTGTGCGGCTGTTCGACCGGATGGCTTGCCCGAACGAGGTGTCGTTCACGGCGATGATGGGAGGGCTGGCACAGACTGGGTCCGTTGACGATGCGCTCAGGCTGTTCGCGAGGATGTGCAGGAGCGGGGTACGTGTTGATCCCGTGGCCGTGTCAAGTGTTCTGGGCTCGTGCGCACAAGCTGGCGCCAGCGAGTTCAACGTTCTTCGCGCTTTCCAGCTTGGGCAGTGCATTCACGCCTTGATCATCAGAAAAGGCTTCGGGGCAGACCAGCATGTGGGGAACTCCTTGATCGATATGTACACCAAGTGCATGAAAATGGACGAGGCTGTCAAGGTGTTCGACTCATTGCCCAGCGTCAGTATTGTTTCTTGGAACATCCTTATAACTGGATTTGGCCAGGCGGGCAGTTATGAGAAGGCTTTGGAAGTATTGAACCTGATGGTAGAGTCGGGCTCTGAGCCCAATGAGGTCACTTACAGTAACATGCTGGCGTCCTGTATTAAGGCGAGGGATGTTCCATTTGCTCGTGCAATGTTCGACAATATATCAAGGCCGACTTTGACTACGTGGAATACACTTTTGTCTGGTTACTGCCAGGAGGAACTGCATCAAGAAACAATCGAGCTGTTTAGGAAAATGCAGCATCAAAATGTGCAGCCTGACCGAACAACTCTGGCCGTGGTCCTCAGTTCATGCTCAAGATTGGGGAATTTGGGCCTTGGAGCACAAGTTCATTCTGCTTCAGTAAGACTCCTGTTGCATAATGACATGTTCGTCGCTAGTGGTTTGGTGGATATGTATGCAAAATGTGGACAGGTTAGTATTGCCAGGAGCATTTTTAACAGGATGACAGAGAGAGATGTGGTGTGTTGGAATTCTATGATCTCAGGTTTGGCTATCCATTCTTTCAATAAAGAGGCCTTTGATTTCTTCAAGCAGATGCGACAAAATGGAATGATGCCCACATCCTCCTCCTATGCTACCATGATTAATTTATGTGCAAGACTTTCTTCCGTACCTCAAGGTAGGCAGATACATGCACAAGTTGCGAAAGATGGTTATGATCAGAATGTCTATGTGGGTAGTGCCCTGATCGATATGTATGCTAAATGTGGCAACATGGACGATGCACGCCTTTCCTTCGACAGCATGGTGACTAAGAATATAGTTGCATGGAATGAGATGATACATGGATATGCTCAGAATGGTTTCGGAGAAAAAGCCGTTGAACTATTTGAGAATATGTTAACTACAGAACAGCGGCCAGATAGTGTCACTTTCATTGCCGTCCTAACAGGATGTAGTCACTCTGGGCTCATAGATGAAGCTATTGCATTCTTTAATTCCATGGAGAGTACTTACAGAATTACACCACTGGCTGAGCATTACACTTGTCTCATAGATGGATTGGGGCGAGCGGGTCGGCTTGTTGAAGTGGAGGCACTAATAGAACAGATGCCATGCAAAGATGATCCTATAGTGTGGGAAGTTCTACTTGCTGCCTGTGCTGTACATCATAATGCTGAATTGGGGGAATGTGCCGCGCACCACCTGTTCCACCTTGATCCAAAGAACCCATCACCTTATGTGCTCTTGTCAAACATATATGCTTCCTTAGGCCGACATGGGGATGCATCAGGTATTAGGGGATTGATGATTAGCCGTGGAGTTGTCAAAGGTCGTGGATACAGCTGGATAAATCACAAGGATGATGTCCGTGCCTTTATGGTTGCTGATGATCTTCAGACGATCAATGGAGAATCTACAATGTTCAGCAATCAAGATAGCACTGCTGGGGTTACAGAAGTACACCAGAAAGAGACATGTGCTGATTGA